The Myxococcales bacterium genome includes the window AGCTCATCGGCCGCAATACGACGCTGCCGACCCAAGCCGAGGAAATCTTCTCGACCGCGGCCGACAACCAATCGTTCGTCAACGTGCACGTGCTGCAGGGCGAGCGCGACATGGCGGCAGACAATAAATCTCTCGCGCACTTCGAGTTGACCGGGATCCCGCCCGCACCGCGCGGCGTGCCGCGCATCAAGGTAACCTTCTCGATCGATGCCGATGGCCTCCTCATGGTGGCGGCGATCGATGAAGGCACGGGGCGCGCGACCTCGGTCACGGTCACGCCGACGTCGGGGCTCTCCGAAGACGACATCGAACGCATCGTGCAGGAGGCCATCGACGTCGCCGACCTAGATGCCGATCGCCGCGTGCTGGCGGATGCCAAAAATCGCGGGGAATCGCTGCTGCATTCCAGCGAGCGCGCGGCGGCCGAATTTGGCAATTTACTCGCCGAGGCCGATCGCGAGGCCTTCCAGCGCGACGTCGACGAGTGCAAGCTAGCGATTGCCGAGGGCGATTTAGCCGCGGTCGAGGCCGCCGTCGCGCGGCTGGAAGCCTCGGCACAGCGCCTGGGCGAGCTCATCTATGCCTCGGCGGCCAGCGGAAGCGAGGATAGCGCAGCGACATGACTCGCCGGCACGCCGACCATTACGACGTACTGGGCTTGTCGCGCGAGGCGACGACGGATCAGATCAAGCGCGCCTTTCGCGAGCTGGCACGGCGGTTTCACCCCGACGTTAACCCTGGCGGCATGGATCGCTTTAAGGAAATCGGCGCGGCGTACGAGACGCTCATCTCGCCCGAGCGCCGGCAAGAATACGATCGCTTGCGTGGCAAGCGCCGCACCGCGCGCGAGGCGGTGAGCACCGCGCTGGCCGACGTGTTTGGAAAAAAGCGTACGCCCGCGCCGCAAGATCTGCGTTTCACGCTCGAGATAAGCCTGCGCGACGCCGCGTTTGGCTGCGTCAAGCAGATCTGTGTGCCGGTTGATCCAACCTCGGCTAACTCGCCGACGCGCGATTTCACGGTCGCGATGCCACCGGGGGTGCGCGACGGCAGCGTGCGCACCATGAAAGGCGAGGGCATGGTCGCCGGCGACGGCAAGCAACGCGGCGACTTGCATATTTATGTCCGCATCGCCGACGATCCAATCTTGCGTCGCGAAGGCGACGACGTGTGGTCGGAGCTGCCGCTAGACCCGGTGCGGCTGCTCGTTGGTGGCACGATCGACGTCTATACGCTCGATGGCGTGGTCCGCATGAAGCTGCCCCAGGGCAGCGAATCGGGTCGACTGTTTCGCCTGCGTGGCCATGGGCTCGCCAAGACGGTTGGCGCCTCGCCGCTGCGTGGCGATCACTACGTGCGGGTGGTTTCGGCCGCGCCGGGTTCTTTGTCGCGCGAAGAGCTTGGCCTTTTGCGCAAGTATCTCGAGTTGGCCGAGGTGCGCGGGCTCGCGCAGCGCAGCATATGATGGGGGGCCGCGCGGTGGTAGGCATGCTCCTCGCCGCCAGCGCGGCATGCGCGGCAACGCCTAGCCATCAAGGCTGGCAACGACCGCCGGGCGCGAGCACACGCGGCACGACGAGCGCCACCGCCACCGTCGTGAGCACGCCAGCCTCATCGGCAAGCGAGCCCGCCGCCAGCGCCGCTCGGGGCGCACCGCTGCGCCGCGGCGTTGCCGTGCTGTTGCCGCTCTCGGGGCGTTATCGCGACCTCGGCTTGGAGGTCAAGCAAGCGATCGGAGCGGCGGCGCAGGCAGCCGCGGTGGGACCGGTCTTCACGTTTTTCGACACCGCAGGCACGCCCGAGGGCGCGGCCGTCGCCGTACGCGCTGCGCGCGCCGAGGGTTTTGCGTTCTTGCTTGGGCCAATTGGCCAGCGCGAAACGGCCGCCGCGATCGAAGCGGTAGCAGGGCAGGCGGTGATCGCGCACTTATCGCCGCTGGCGCCGGCTTCGCCTGGCGCGCATGTTTTTCGCTTCGCAGCCGGTCCCCAGGACGAGAGCGCGTGGGCGTTTGCCGTCGCTGCCGATCAACAGTTTCCGACCATGGCGGTGTTTTATCCCGATGATGACACCGGCCGCCTGGCCGCCGCAGCGCTGCTCGAGGTGGCGCGTGCCGATGTCGCCTTGGAGGTTGAAGTGGTCGCCGCGGTGCCCTTTGCGCCTGCGGCCGCGACGCTCAGCGATGACGTTCGCGTCTTGCTTGGTATGGTGCCGGCGACGAATTCCGAGCTACGCCGTCATTTGAGTCGGCATCGCAAGCAAGGCTACAAAACGTTTACGCCGCGGCCCGGTTTTTCGCTGCTCTATGTGCCGGCCTCGTATGAACTTGGCGCGCTCGTGGCCTCGTATCTCCCGCACTACAACGTCGAGCTGCGCACGCCCTACACCGCCGATACCTTCGCCTTGCAGCGCAAGTACCGCGGCAACATCCCCGAAGTCGTGCAGTTAGTGGGCTCTGGCAATTGGGCCGGCGAAGCCTTCATCTCCCGCGCCGGGCAGGCGGCCGAGGGCGCGCTCATCTTGGCGGCATGCCCGGGGGAGTTCCTCGCGGGCTCCGAAAGCGAGCGCATCCAGCGCCTCCTGCAGGACGCCTTGCGCCGTCGTCCCAGCGAGCTCGCGATGCAGGCGTATGATGCGGCCACGGCGGCTGCCTCGGTGGTCGTCGCCATGTCGCGACAGGCGACGGCAGGGCCCGCTGAGGCCACGGCAGCTTGGCCGGGGGCAACGCTGGCGGCGCTGTCTCAGGCCGTCCACGCGGTGGTGCTAGCCGACGGAGCGTGCGGCAATCTATCGCTCTCGCCGCATGGTACAATTGTTCGCGAGCCAACCCTGCTGACCGTACGTGATGGGGTCATCGAAGTGGCGTCCTGGTAACCATGAAACCCTCAACCGCGCCACCAAGCCAGATGACCCAGTGCCCAAAGTGCGGCCAGGCGCTTGCAGCGGCGGTCGGCGACGGCGCGCTTGCACCTTGTCAAAAGTGTGGGCTCGCCCGTGATCGCATGGCAGCTTTCGCGGCCGCGCGCCCCCTTGAGGCGCCCGAGGTGATAGCCGCCTGGGAGGTGCTCCTCACCACGTGGGACGACGACACCCGGCACGCTACATTTATCGAATTGGCGCGCCAACGCGAGGCCTTGCCGTTGGCGGCGCGATGTTATCGCGACTACCAGCTCGCGCAACCGCAAGACGCGACGGCCGCCAAACAGCTCGCACGCGTGACCAAGCTGGTACAAGTTCAGATGGCCGCAACGGTCGCCGCGCGCGTCGCAACCGAGCGACCACCGTACCAAAAGGTCGTCGTCATGCTGACCGTGCTAACCGCCATGGCGTTGGCGGCATGGGTCTATTTTGACGTTATCGCCAAGAAATCGCCGGCACGGCCATCCACGCCCGCGTTGCGCGAGCAGCCGCGGCCCGCAAAGCCCTACCCCAACGCCGATGAGCGGCGCCGGCTGCGACAGCAAAACAAGGGCGGCCCGCCGCCCACTCGCCAGCGCGTTCCGTGGACGCCTGAGGCCGCCAAATAGCATGCCGCCGGTGGTCGCGATGATCGGTTGCTGGTTTTTGGCGGGCTACGCGGCGCACGCCGAAATAGGTCTGTTTGGGCTGCGCCGCACCGAGCGCGAGCAGCTCGCCAATTCTGGGCTGCCGCTCGATGGCGTCCTCGAGCGCTTGCTGGCCTCGCCGCGCAACGTCCTGGCGGTGTTGCTCATCCTGCGCACGTTTGCGCTGGTCGGCGGCAGCTATGCCGCGTTTGCGCTCGGGACGTCGCTGGCCGACGGCCAGGTGACGGGCGCAGCCGGACGCGCCTTGGTGGCAATCGCCTTCGTGGCGGCATCGCTGCTTGGCCACGTATTCGTCGGTGACGTCGTGCCGCGCGCCATTGCCTTGCGTTCACCGTTGGCGGCGGCGCGGCGGGTGGCGCCGTTGCAGTGGCTGCTGCAAGTCGTGCTGTGGCCCATCCATGCGCCGATCGAACGGTTTGGCGCGTTGGTCACCTCGCTGTTTGTAACCCGCGAGCCGGTGCGCGAGCAGGACGACGTCTCCGAGGAAGAATTTCGCACGTTGGTCGATGTCGGCAGCGCCAATGGCGAGGTCGATCAACGCGAGCGACGGCTCATCCATCGTGTGTTTGAATTTGGCGATAAGACCGTGGCCGACATCATGACGCCGCGCGAACGCGTGGTCGGGGTGTCGTACGATTTGCCGATGGCGCGCCTAGTGCGCGAGATTGCGACGCGTGGCTTCTCGCGCGTGCCCGTCTTTCACAAGAGCCTCGATAATGTGCGCGGCATCCTGTTCGCCAAGGAGCTGGTGGTCGTTGCCGCTGGCCAAGGCCCCGCGAGACCGCTGTCACAAATGCTCACCACGCCGCTCTACGTCCCCAAGGCGACGCCGGTGCAGCGCCTGTTTCACCTGTTCAAGCAAAAGCGGCTCCACCTCGCCTTGGTCGTCAACGAGTACGGCAAGGTGCTGGGCCTCGTCACCATGACCGATGTCATGCAGCTCTTGTTTGGACGCCTGGCGGACGAACAAGAAGAGACGCAGGAGCAAGCCCGCGTCACCGAGCAACGCCTGTCGACCGGCGACACGATTCCCCCCGCGCTGCGAGAGGATGACCATGTGGCCCCAACCGATTAGCTGGGGCGGCTTTATCGCGGGCCTGGGCCTGGTGCTCGTCGCGGTGTGCAATCTGGCCTCGGCGAGCTTTGCGGGCATGCATCGCCTGCGCATCCGCCGGCGCGCGCAGGCCGGTGAGCGACGGGCGGTGTTGGCCGAGGCGATCGCGGCCAATCGCGAGCGCATGTTTGCCACCGTCCTGGTCGGCAATGCCGTCGGCACCGCGATGGTCGTGATCGCCATGATCGTTTGGGCACAGGCGTGGGAGGTCGGCCGCTGGTTGCTGGTGGTGGCCGTGTTTGGACTGTTTGCGCTCGGGCAGGCGATTCCCGCCGCCATAGGTCAGGCCCGTCCCGATGAATGGGCCTTGCGCGTCGTTAAGCTGTTTGCGGTGGCGCAATGGCTGCTTTCCCCGATGTCTCGGTTTGTCGCGGCGGGCGCGCGGGGGGCTGGCGCGCCTGCTCGGGGTGCCCAAGTTCCGCAGCTTGGTCACGCGCGAGGATCTCGCGCTGCTAATCGAAAGCGAACCCGAAACCGACAAGCCCGCGATCAGCGCGGACGAACGCGAGATGATCGCGAACGTCCTTGAGCTGTCTGAAACCACCGTTGGCGATCTGATGGTGAACCTGTCGGGCGTCACCGCGCTGGGCGACGACTGCACCGTGGCCGAGGCCGCGGCCGAAATCGCCGACAAGCAGCATTCGCGGCTGCCGGTGTTTCACGAGCGCCTCGACAATGTCGTCGGCGTCGTGCACGTTTTCGACGTGCTCAACGCGCCGAGCGAGGTTTGGCCGCGCGCCATCACCGAAATCTTGCGCCCGGCCCTCTATGCGCCGGAGTCCATGCGCGCCGCCGATTTGCTGGTGTCCCTGCAGAGCAAGGGCGAGCACCTGTCGGTCGTGGTCGACGAATATGGCGGCGCGATTGGTATCGTCAC containing:
- a CDS encoding CBS domain-containing protein; the encoded protein is MIANVLELSETTVGDLMVNLSGVTALGDDCTVAEAAAEIADKQHSRLPVFHERLDNVVGVVHVFDVLNAPSEVWPRAITEILRPALYAPESMRAADLLVSLQSKGEHLSVVVDEYGGAIGIVTIEDLLETVVGDIEDEFDSEPAHIKAEKPGVWSMPARTEVAKVNAEIGAQLPESDDYETIAGLMLEHMRRIPRVGERLTLGAYALEVITATERSVEQVRVIVRSETTP
- a CDS encoding penicillin-binding protein activator; its protein translation is MVGMLLAASAACAATPSHQGWQRPPGASTRGTTSATATVVSTPASSASEPAASAARGAPLRRGVAVLLPLSGRYRDLGLEVKQAIGAAAQAAAVGPVFTFFDTAGTPEGAAVAVRAARAEGFAFLLGPIGQRETAAAIEAVAGQAVIAHLSPLAPASPGAHVFRFAAGPQDESAWAFAVAADQQFPTMAVFYPDDDTGRLAAAALLEVARADVALEVEVVAAVPFAPAAATLSDDVRVLLGMVPATNSELRRHLSRHRKQGYKTFTPRPGFSLLYVPASYELGALVASYLPHYNVELRTPYTADTFALQRKYRGNIPEVVQLVGSGNWAGEAFISRAGQAAEGALILAACPGEFLAGSESERIQRLLQDALRRRPSELAMQAYDAATAAASVVVAMSRQATAGPAEATAAWPGATLAALSQAVHAVVLADGACGNLSLSPHGTIVREPTLLTVRDGVIEVASW
- a CDS encoding DUF21 domain-containing protein — encoded protein: MWPQPISWGGFIAGLGLVLVAVCNLASASFAGMHRLRIRRRAQAGERRAVLAEAIAANRERMFATVLVGNAVGTAMVVIAMIVWAQAWEVGRWLLVVAVFGLFALGQAIPAAIGQARPDEWALRVVKLFAVAQWLLSPMSRFVAAGARGAGAPARGAQVPQLGHARGSRAANRKRTRNRQARDQRGRTRDDRERP
- a CDS encoding DnaJ domain-containing protein produces the protein MTRRHADHYDVLGLSREATTDQIKRAFRELARRFHPDVNPGGMDRFKEIGAAYETLISPERRQEYDRLRGKRRTAREAVSTALADVFGKKRTPAPQDLRFTLEISLRDAAFGCVKQICVPVDPTSANSPTRDFTVAMPPGVRDGSVRTMKGEGMVAGDGKQRGDLHIYVRIADDPILRREGDDVWSELPLDPVRLLVGGTIDVYTLDGVVRMKLPQGSESGRLFRLRGHGLAKTVGASPLRGDHYVRVVSAAPGSLSREELGLLRKYLELAEVRGLAQRSI
- a CDS encoding HlyC/CorC family transporter, which produces MVAMIGCWFLAGYAAHAEIGLFGLRRTEREQLANSGLPLDGVLERLLASPRNVLAVLLILRTFALVGGSYAAFALGTSLADGQVTGAAGRALVAIAFVAASLLGHVFVGDVVPRAIALRSPLAAARRVAPLQWLLQVVLWPIHAPIERFGALVTSLFVTREPVREQDDVSEEEFRTLVDVGSANGEVDQRERRLIHRVFEFGDKTVADIMTPRERVVGVSYDLPMARLVREIATRGFSRVPVFHKSLDNVRGILFAKELVVVAAGQGPARPLSQMLTTPLYVPKATPVQRLFHLFKQKRLHLALVVNEYGKVLGLVTMTDVMQLLFGRLADEQEETQEQARVTEQRLSTGDTIPPALREDDHVAPTD